TGAAAGCTATGAAATTGATTTAGTTTTGTATGGTGTTATTCTCCgtattttaattgcaagcGGCCTTGAACTCCTTGCCCACAAGCTCATTCTTTACAATTATTATATCCTCAGGTCAAGTTGGACTCGCATGGCATCGAAATGTCAAACATGGAGAAGCAGCTGGAAACGATGAAGAAGGATCGCGACACCATGAAGGTGCACCTGCGGCAGCTGGAGCAGAAAAATGACGATTTGGAGCGTGCCCATCGCATACTCAACGAAAGCATAGAGAATTTCGAGAAAATGCTGGATCAGGCCTACGAGAAGAACGCCCTGCTAGAGCTGGAAGTGGATGAAAAGGGATTGCTGCAGGAAAAACTGCAGCGGTTGATGGATGAGACGAGAGGTGGGTGCTTCTAGGGATACCGAATTGAAAACTAATTCATCAACTGTATTTCAGATCTCAAACAAGAGCTGAACGTCAAGTCACGCTTTACCCCAGTGGTCAATGGAACGAGCATTCCCACGGCAAACGACACAAATACGGTCAACAGCTCGATGAACTCGTCCGCCTCGCTGCCAAATGGTATTGTGGCCAATGGCGATCTGGTAAACCACGACAATACTGTCGCCACAAGAGCCACCAGCGTCAGCGTAAACGCCCTCAATGGCAGCTTAGTTAATAGAAACGAATATAACCAGCAGCATTCGCTTAAAAGTAAGATACTCAGTTCCCTAAAGAAAACCAGACGTGTGCTAAAACTGTCCAAGTCGAATCGCCAAACATTCAAGccttgcatttaatttttttttttttttatttgtttctttttatttgtttgccacaaAGATAGCCCGTTTAAGTACCTCATCAATTGTAATTGtattgtaaattattaaaattaagaGCCCAAATGTGACGAAAGAGTTTGCAACATTTCTAGTAGGCgatttgtttacgttttgtgTTTGCGTCTGTAGCTAGTAGTTGACCAACTAACCTCTCGACTAACAtgctgtgtatgtgtgcttcCTCTTGCAGATCCCGAGAACCAAATCAATGGCAATTCCATGAACCCCAGCTCCCGCACAACGGCGCTCAACATTGTGGCCGACATGTTAAGAAAACTAAACGTAAGTCCCTCCGAAAACTATAAGTCCAGCATGCCAACCTCCCACATTCCTTGTTTCGTCTACACTTTCCCTGAACCCTCACTCCCACCATCAGCTTATGTGTTTTTCCGTATGTTTTTAGTGGGACAAGGCACTGCTATGTCCCGATTGCGAAAAGTTTCGCTGCATTTGCGAGCGCCCGGCAACTCTGCAGCCGCCGCCATCGGCCAGCGAGTCGAGTCTCTTTCGCCGCGCCTttggcggcagcagcagctcggTGGCCACCAGTAGCGCCCAGTCCACGCCCGCCAGCGATTGGAGTTCCTCCGGAAGCCTCAGTGCGGGCTCAAACATTTTCAGGCGCTTCGCCGAGCGCATGCGCAACTCGCCAGACGCCAGCCTGCCGCTTTGACAATGCCAATGCGCTCCAAACTTTAAGGCTAATTTTAGTGCCCTCCGCttgcatttattaattgcattggttaataaatacaaaacttaTTTGTACCTTATTTtatgttctttgtttttgttcgttGAGCACTTGCATTCCGCTTAAGATGGCATATATCCAAAGTGCAATTCAGTTTTGAAAGCCGAGTCTAGGAATTGTAATTTCAAGTACCCACAAAGTGTGTGATTTTTGATAGGAAACTTTTAGAACCACTTggccatatatattttatgttcctATAGTTGTTCTATAGTtgatttttgataaattttaCTGACTTGTGCCTAATTCGCTCTTGTTTTGTATACTTTGCAGGCCATGGAGACGAAACTGAAGACGTACCGCGAGAATGGCCAGCCCATGCCGCAGCGACACCGCTCCTCCCAGCAGTCTA
This genomic interval from Drosophila teissieri strain GT53w chromosome 3L, Prin_Dtei_1.1, whole genome shotgun sequence contains the following:
- the LOC122618392 gene encoding nuclear distribution protein nudE homolog isoform X3, whose protein sequence is MESPPMFNSVEDECRYWKERSKQYHKEWTDVKQEYDEFVEHSREMEIEMDATLDQKQSIIKDLTAKLTMFERENESLKVKLDSHGIEMSNMEKQLETMKKDRDTMKVHLRQLEQKNDDLERAHRILNESIENFEKMLDQAYEKNALLELEVDEKGLLQEKLQRLMDETRDLKQELNVKSRFTPVVNGTSIPTANDTNTVNSSMNSSASLPNGIVANGDLVNHDNTVATRATSVSVNALNGSLVNRNEYNQQHSLKSHGDETEDVPREWPAHAAATPLLPAVYTSGAGRTALSLAGCRVVWITASA
- the LOC122618392 gene encoding nuclear distribution protein nudE homolog isoform X2; amino-acid sequence: MESPPMFNSVEDECRYWKERSKQYHKEWTDVKQEYDEFVEHSREMEIEMDATLDQKQSIIKDLTAKLTMFERENESLKVKLDSHGIEMSNMEKQLETMKKDRDTMKVHLRQLEQKNDDLERAHRILNESIENFEKMLDQAYEKNALLELEVDEKGLLQEKLQRLMDETRDLKQELNVKSRFTPVVNGTSIPTANDTNTVNSSMNSSASLPNGIVANGDLVNHDNTVATRATSVSVNALNGSLVNRNEYNQQHSLKNPENQINGNSMNPSSRTTALNIVADMLRKLNAMETKLKTYRENGQPMPQRHRSSQQSTHPALAGLPCLSLDAE
- the LOC122618392 gene encoding nuclear distribution protein nudE homolog isoform X1, producing MESPPMFNSVEDECRYWKERSKQYHKEWTDVKQEYDEFVEHSREMEIEMDATLDQKQSIIKDLTAKLTMFERENESLKVKLDSHGIEMSNMEKQLETMKKDRDTMKVHLRQLEQKNDDLERAHRILNESIENFEKMLDQAYEKNALLELEVDEKGLLQEKLQRLMDETRDLKQELNVKSRFTPVVNGTSIPTANDTNTVNSSMNSSASLPNGIVANGDLVNHDNTVATRATSVSVNALNGSLVNRNEYNQQHSLKNPENQINGNSMNPSSRTTALNIVADMLRKLNWDKALLCPDCEKFRCICERPATLQPPPSASESSLFRRAFGGSSSSVATSSAQSTPASDWSSSGSLSAGSNIFRRFAERMRNSPDASLPL